A single region of the Ascaphus truei isolate aAscTru1 chromosome 6, aAscTru1.hap1, whole genome shotgun sequence genome encodes:
- the HCST gene encoding hematopoietic cell signal transducer isoform X1, which yields MKVMPSQLFQALLLCLLLASTVSSSESDPLCGDCYRIDTVTLVGVVLGDVLLTVIIILVVYFCTKQSYQIRANIDEKVYMNMPNR from the exons ATGAAGGTGATGCCGAGCCAGCTCTTCCAGGCTCTGCTGCTGTGTCTGCTTCTTG CCAGCACAGTATCCTCCTCGGAGTCAG ATCCTCTTTGTGGGGACTGTTACCGGATTGACACAGTGACTCTGGTCGGAGTGGTACTTGGAGACGTCCTTTTAACCGTCATTATAATCCTTGTGGTGTATTTCTGCACTAAGCAAAGCTATCAGATTCGTGCAAATATTG ATGAGAAGGTTTATATGAATATGCCCAACAGATAA
- the HCST gene encoding hematopoietic cell signal transducer isoform X2, translating to MILVAKSRVLFKSSTVSSSESDPLCGDCYRIDTVTLVGVVLGDVLLTVIIILVVYFCTKQSYQIRANIDEKVYMNMPNR from the exons ATGATACTGGTAGCTAAATCGCGAGTGCTGTTTAAAT CCAGCACAGTATCCTCCTCGGAGTCAG ATCCTCTTTGTGGGGACTGTTACCGGATTGACACAGTGACTCTGGTCGGAGTGGTACTTGGAGACGTCCTTTTAACCGTCATTATAATCCTTGTGGTGTATTTCTGCACTAAGCAAAGCTATCAGATTCGTGCAAATATTG ATGAGAAGGTTTATATGAATATGCCCAACAGATAA